In the Clostridium beijerinckii genome, one interval contains:
- a CDS encoding LysE/ArgO family amino acid transporter, with amino-acid sequence MIKYLLQGLLFGLAYVAPIGTQNLYVINTAMQKSKAETYKVALITILFDISLAISCFFGIGALIQKYHILKLAILLFGFVVIIYIGAGLIRTFSQMLEDKKLGDNSFIKITISCFAVTWLNPQAIIDGSLLLGGFNASLPAEMSKYFILGVCMASVIWFSGLAGFVGKFSSKFNKIIKWINIICGLILIFYGLKLGYSFIEAIYL; translated from the coding sequence ATGATTAAATACTTATTACAAGGGCTTCTATTTGGACTTGCTTATGTAGCACCAATAGGAACACAAAACTTATATGTAATAAATACTGCTATGCAAAAAAGTAAGGCTGAAACATATAAAGTTGCACTTATAACTATCTTATTTGATATTTCATTAGCGATTTCGTGCTTTTTTGGAATAGGGGCGCTTATTCAAAAATACCATATATTAAAATTGGCAATACTTCTATTTGGATTTGTCGTTATAATTTACATAGGAGCTGGATTAATAAGAACATTTTCACAAATGTTAGAAGATAAAAAGCTGGGTGATAATTCATTTATTAAGATTACCATTTCTTGCTTTGCTGTTACGTGGCTTAATCCTCAGGCAATAATTGATGGATCCTTATTATTAGGTGGATTCAATGCTTCACTTCCAGCAGAAATGTCAAAGTACTTTATATTGGGGGTCTGCATGGCATCAGTCATATGGTTTAGTGGACTTGCAGGATTCGTAGGGAAGTTTAGCAGTAAATTTAATAAAATAATTAAATGGATCAACATAATTTGTGGACTAATACTTATATTCTATGGCTTAAAATTAGGATACTCATTTATTGAAGCAATATATTTATAG
- a CDS encoding tRNA dihydrouridine synthase, protein MKYYFAPLEGVTGYVYRNAYETFFGQIDKYFMPFISQTKNKGFTSRELNDVLPEHNEGINVIPQILTNNSEYFIDTVNQLSKFGYDEVNLNLGCPSGTVVAKHKGSGFLAQRKQLDEFLEDIFSNASSKISIKTRIGKDSPDEFYELIEIFNKYPLEELIIHPRIQTDFYKNKPNMKVFKDALALSKNPICYNGDIFNVEDYKKLSEAHPKLEAVMLGRGLIANPGLIEEIKTNRLMDKELIKAFHDKVCIGYEEVLSGDKNVLFKMKELWFYMIHIFTNSDKYAKKIRKTSSLQEYKGIISSMFQELDIKKTDIHGF, encoded by the coding sequence ATGAAATATTATTTTGCACCATTAGAAGGTGTTACTGGATATGTATATAGGAATGCATATGAAACTTTTTTTGGACAAATTGATAAGTACTTTATGCCATTTATATCACAAACTAAGAATAAAGGTTTTACTTCTAGAGAGCTAAACGATGTGTTGCCTGAGCATAATGAAGGAATCAATGTTATTCCTCAGATACTCACTAATAATTCTGAGTATTTCATTGATACTGTAAATCAGTTGAGTAAATTTGGATATGATGAAGTTAATTTAAATTTAGGATGCCCATCTGGCACTGTTGTTGCAAAGCATAAGGGATCAGGATTTCTTGCACAAAGAAAGCAGCTCGATGAATTTTTAGAGGATATATTTTCAAATGCGTCAAGCAAAATTTCCATAAAGACAAGAATTGGAAAGGATTCGCCAGATGAATTTTATGAGTTAATTGAAATCTTTAATAAATATCCTTTAGAGGAGCTTATAATTCATCCAAGAATTCAGACAGACTTTTATAAAAATAAGCCTAACATGAAAGTGTTTAAGGATGCATTGGCATTAAGTAAAAATCCTATTTGTTATAATGGTGATATTTTTAATGTAGAAGATTATAAGAAATTATCCGAAGCTCATCCAAAGCTTGAAGCAGTAATGCTTGGTAGAGGACTTATTGCAAATCCGGGATTGATTGAAGAAATTAAGACCAATCGTCTTATGGATAAAGAGTTAATAAAGGCATTTCATGATAAAGTCTGCATAGGATATGAAGAAGTTCTTTCAGGTGATAAAAATGTCTTATTTAAAATGAAAGAATTATGGTTTTATATGATACATATCTTTACTAATAGTGATAAATATGCTAAAAAGATAAGAAAGACTAGTAGTTTACAGGAATACAAAGGAATCATATCAAGCATGTTTCAGGAACTTGATATAAAGAAAACAGATATACATGGATTTTAA
- a CDS encoding PLP-dependent aminotransferase family protein: MLNVNWKPNKMLSIPLYQQIVNYIKTMISTGEWDVGSKLPTQRELSKIFEVNRSTVVEALDELKAEGLIEGKSGVGTVIVNNTWSLITSISPLKWQNYIQSGIQKPNLPTIQKINQLEFKDGMIRLGTGELSRDLYPHDMMKVILNKISENVKDLGYEEPKGSLHLRETISKYLKKHNISVSPSKILIVSGSLQALQLISMGILKSGSTILVEKPSYLSSLNLFQSYGMNLNSVSIDNFGIKTNEIIKNKKNDNSTLLYTIPTFQNPTGIVMTEERRNEILEICSKERIPIIEDDAYRELWLDKEPPPPLKSKDKNGNVMYLGTASKSIAAGLRVGWLVGPENVIEHLSDLKMQMDYGTSSLSQEVLAELIDSGLYDEYLLQLRNRLKIRRDATLNILKRYFDGIATWSKPHGGFYIWLKLKKSLSLNKLFELSYEKGILINPGNIYDFSNSQNLRISYSYASLGELERGLKILSELIKKSYFNDISKSSY, encoded by the coding sequence ATGTTAAATGTTAATTGGAAACCAAATAAAATGTTATCTATTCCATTATATCAGCAAATAGTTAATTATATTAAGACGATGATATCAACAGGGGAATGGGATGTAGGTAGTAAACTGCCAACACAAAGAGAGCTGTCAAAAATATTTGAAGTAAATAGAAGTACTGTTGTGGAGGCTTTAGATGAATTAAAAGCAGAAGGTCTAATTGAAGGTAAAAGCGGTGTAGGAACTGTCATAGTTAATAATACATGGTCTCTAATTACATCTATTTCACCATTAAAATGGCAAAATTATATTCAAAGTGGTATACAAAAGCCAAACCTGCCTACAATTCAAAAAATAAATCAATTAGAATTTAAAGATGGAATGATACGGTTAGGAACAGGAGAACTTTCTCGTGATTTATATCCTCATGATATGATGAAAGTGATTTTAAACAAAATTTCAGAAAATGTAAAAGATTTAGGTTATGAAGAACCAAAAGGGTCACTGCATTTAAGAGAAACAATAAGCAAGTATCTGAAAAAGCATAATATAAGTGTTTCCCCATCAAAAATATTAATTGTATCTGGATCATTGCAAGCACTGCAGTTAATTTCTATGGGGATTTTAAAGAGTGGATCTACAATACTTGTTGAAAAGCCTTCATATTTGAGTTCGCTTAATTTATTTCAATCATATGGAATGAATTTAAATAGTGTTTCAATAGATAACTTTGGCATCAAGACAAATGAAATTATAAAAAATAAGAAAAACGATAATTCAACTTTATTATATACTATACCCACTTTCCAAAATCCTACTGGAATTGTAATGACAGAAGAGAGAAGAAATGAAATTTTAGAAATATGTTCAAAAGAAAGAATTCCTATTATTGAAGATGATGCGTATAGAGAACTATGGTTAGATAAAGAGCCACCGCCACCGTTAAAATCAAAAGATAAAAATGGAAATGTCATGTATTTAGGCACTGCTTCTAAATCTATAGCAGCAGGTCTTAGAGTTGGTTGGCTAGTTGGACCAGAAAATGTAATTGAACATTTAAGTGATCTTAAGATGCAGATGGATTATGGAACAAGTTCTTTGTCTCAGGAAGTCTTAGCTGAATTGATTGATAGTGGCTTATATGATGAATATTTACTACAACTAAGAAATCGGCTGAAAATTCGAAGAGATGCTACACTAAATATTTTAAAGAGGTATTTTGATGGCATAGCAACATGGAGCAAACCACATGGTGGATTTTATATTTGGTTAAAATTAAAGAAATCACTATCATTAAATAAACTATTTGAATTATCTTATGAGAAAGGAATATTGATTAATCCGGGAAATATTTATGATTTTTCTAATAGCCAAAACTTAAGAATTTCATATTCATATGCTTCACTGGGAGAGTTAGAAAGGGGTTTAAAGATATTATCAGAATTGATAAAAAAGAGCTATTTTAATGATATAAGTAAAAGCAGCTATTGA